From Chlamydiifrater volucris, one genomic window encodes:
- the frr gene encoding ribosome recycling factor has protein sequence MSFSLTFLVSEADKKMESLVEEFRQDIAATHAGRASPGLVENVSVEAYGTTMPIKELAIISIPDARSILISPFDANNTSAICKGILAANINLNPQAEGSTIRVIIPEISASFRESMIKLVRRKGEDAKIAVRNIRRDANTAVKAVTGVGEDELENAEKKIQDSTNSYCKVIDSVVKAKETDLMTI, from the coding sequence GTGTCTTTTTCCCTAACATTCCTAGTTTCAGAAGCAGACAAAAAAATGGAGTCTCTAGTTGAAGAGTTTCGTCAAGATATTGCGGCAACGCATGCAGGAAGGGCTAGCCCAGGGCTGGTTGAAAATGTTTCTGTGGAAGCTTATGGGACTACCATGCCTATCAAAGAGCTGGCGATTATTTCTATCCCTGACGCGAGGAGTATCCTTATTTCCCCGTTTGATGCAAATAATACCTCTGCTATCTGTAAAGGGATTTTAGCTGCGAATATTAACCTAAATCCTCAAGCTGAGGGTTCCACCATCCGAGTAATTATTCCGGAGATCAGTGCTTCTTTTCGAGAGAGTATGATTAAGCTCGTCCGACGCAAAGGAGAAGATGCCAAAATCGCTGTAAGAAATATTCGTAGAGACGCTAATACTGCTGTCAAGGCGGTCACCGGTGTCGGAGAGGATGAACTAGAAAATGCTGAAAAAAAAATCCAGGACTCGACCAATTCCTATTGCAAAGTAATAGATAGTGTTGTCAAAGCCAAAGAAACGGATTTGATGACTATTTAG
- a CDS encoding UvrB/UvrC motif-containing protein: MDTGAANPPKCYLCQNTATRCFTIVDKEKTVRSYVCADCPSPGHYRTHQLQSQENRDSPKIHLECGNCGTTWNQNAQKLLMGCPQCYENFKSALTARFTKTMSPFFQKEHLETLHPGRKPGQAFITSPMIKLIALNEALKDTLEKEDYEQAALLRDQINQIKNQNSHE; encoded by the coding sequence ATGGATACAGGTGCTGCTAACCCCCCGAAATGTTATCTCTGTCAAAATACTGCTACACGCTGTTTTACAATCGTAGATAAAGAAAAAACGGTGCGCTCTTACGTGTGTGCTGACTGTCCTTCTCCAGGTCATTACCGAACACATCAATTACAATCTCAGGAAAATCGTGACAGTCCCAAAATCCATCTTGAATGTGGAAACTGCGGAACTACATGGAATCAAAATGCACAAAAATTGTTAATGGGATGTCCTCAGTGCTACGAAAATTTTAAAAGCGCTTTGACGGCTCGTTTCACCAAAACTATGTCTCCTTTTTTCCAAAAAGAGCATCTAGAAACTCTTCATCCAGGAAGAAAGCCTGGTCAAGCTTTTATCACTAGCCCAATGATTAAATTGATAGCACTTAACGAAGCGTTAAAAGACACTTTAGAAAAAGAGGATTATGAACAAGCTGCTCTCTTAAGAGATCAAATCAATCAAATAAAAAACCAAAATTCCCATGAGTGA
- a CDS encoding protein arginine kinase has translation MSDCNTTTFQEFLQQKQIQTYNPIWFASTLSLSRNLSSFSFPHNLDKEQRCDILKLVSSAIQDTTTLGRAQTISAKETAPKYKEFLHEHFLCPHDNQEYSEGQAFVTSPTENALAGINFDDHLFLYLIDFSTDPETSWNKLVSLETSLQKKLSFAFSNNFGFLTADPERCGTAFSYKAYLHLPALLYTKNSEPFLDENSEISFESFLQGTKPFPGNIVTISNLYTLGLTEENILSSIRLWASKLSVAEATARKKLLSEHNEALSDTLSRSIGLLKHSVLLELEETLNALSWIQLGIDLGKIRSSKTSWIPLFWTVRRAHLTLYKDFQNLPEVKYEDIPKIRADYIKTFVNGLTLA, from the coding sequence ATGAGTGATTGTAATACAACAACTTTTCAAGAATTCTTACAGCAAAAACAAATACAAACTTACAATCCTATTTGGTTTGCTTCAACTCTTTCTTTATCCAGAAACTTGTCTTCTTTCTCTTTTCCCCACAATCTGGACAAAGAACAGCGTTGCGATATCCTAAAATTAGTATCCTCTGCCATCCAAGACACTACTACACTAGGAAGAGCCCAAACGATTTCTGCGAAGGAAACCGCTCCAAAATATAAGGAGTTCTTACACGAGCATTTCCTCTGTCCCCACGATAACCAAGAATATTCAGAGGGACAAGCCTTCGTAACTTCCCCTACAGAAAACGCCTTAGCAGGCATCAATTTTGATGATCACTTGTTTCTGTATCTTATAGATTTTTCCACGGATCCGGAAACGAGTTGGAACAAATTAGTATCCCTAGAGACGTCCTTACAAAAAAAACTATCTTTTGCTTTTTCCAACAATTTTGGCTTTCTCACAGCTGACCCGGAACGTTGCGGAACAGCTTTTTCTTATAAAGCCTACCTTCACCTACCAGCTCTTTTATACACAAAAAATTCCGAGCCTTTTCTCGATGAAAATTCCGAAATCTCTTTCGAGAGCTTTCTTCAAGGAACGAAGCCTTTCCCTGGAAATATTGTAACCATTTCAAACCTTTACACCCTTGGATTAACAGAAGAAAATATCCTTTCTTCGATCCGTCTATGGGCATCTAAACTTTCTGTAGCAGAGGCAACGGCCAGAAAAAAATTACTTAGTGAACATAATGAAGCCCTATCAGATACCTTATCTCGCTCTATAGGATTACTTAAACATTCTGTTCTCTTAGAGCTGGAGGAAACTTTAAATGCTTTAAGCTGGATACAACTGGGTATCGATTTAGGAAAAATTAGAAGCTCCAAAACTTCTTGGATTCCTTTGTTCTGGACTGTTAGAAGAGCCCATTTAACCCTCTACAAAGACTTCCAAAACCTTCCCGAAGTGAAATATGAGGACATCCCCAAAATAAGAGCCGATTACATAAAAACCTTTGTAAACGGCCTCACCCTTGCGTAA